The window AATAACTGAAATATATGGACAGTGCAAGATGAGGAACTTTTTCGTATTATCCTTCTTCTTTGAGGGTTTATTTAGACACGCCACACCCATACTGTGCTATTGTTGTGGTTGATTGTATTATCTCTTATTGGTTAGAATAGGCATGCTGTTGGGAATTAGCTTATTCAGGTTATGTTTTTGCATTTTCAGGACTCATAAGACGATAGAGTACGGTGCCTACACGTACACTAGTGTGGCCAACATTCAGCTCTTAGTGGCCCTCAAAGCGCACTATCCTCAGCTAATCACCAACGTCAGAGGAATCCAAGAAAATTGTCAGGTGTTTACCTTTCGGTTTTCGCCCGTTTATCTTTTACTCATTTGGTTATTCTTTCAGCTTGCAAGCTTTGTTTTGTTACAAATAGTATTGAGTCTGTTGAGAAAGGGATATTTTATTCTGTGTCCAAATTGCTTGTTTGTATGCAAAATTTTAATGTACGAGAACAGAGGACTTGCCTGTATTTTGTTTCCGCaccttttattttagttttcttctgtttttcAGTATCTAAACCATCTCTCTTCAACATCTTCGTTTGTTCTTTTGCTTTTTTAGTTTGTAGAATGAGGCTGGAAAATAAAGTTTCCAATTCGCTTTCTTCTCCGTCTTCTCTTCCTAAGAAAGTTAATCAAACACCTGTGcatgatcttttctttgttgctTCATTGTAGGTGAGATTGTTAAGCGAGAAAGCAAAGGAAACTGTAATGGGAGAAAGCGATTTTCAGGTGCAGATTTTGGTTTGTTTACTGTTTTCTATAAACATTTGCATTTTGAAGTCTTATTGCATTCACTGAAATTCAATTTTATGTCAATATTTGGATGTGTTGTTTGGTGAGGAATGCATCTAATCCAACGTCAACACTTGGGTAGGGCTGTAAATGAGCCAAGCTCCAATTTCTTTCGAACTCGAACTAGACACTGTTTGCTTCTTATGAGCCCGCTCCAGCAAGCTTAAACCATTCAAGCTTGATACCGAGCTCAAGTTGTTTGGGACTGGACATGTCAATGAATCGGGTTGTCAACCGAATCTGATCTGAATCTAATGTAATTAATAAGTCATGGATCGCGACTTCCGATCCAATTATCTAAATAAGATTGGAGTccgataattttttattaatggaTTTGGATTTAGATAAAGGCTAGTGCTATTCGACAATAATTCAGATTTGATGTAAtctattttctgatttttatattatttatgcTTTTGTGTAACCGtaggtttttgtttgtttgtttgttttttttattttttttacgtgGTTAAAATACACCtactatatttatttattttaattcaacATGAAAACTTCTAACTAAAATATAAAAGCATAATGAAAAATAattctaattaaaataaaaaagcataataaaaaaatgaagttgCTATTGATATTTTAATCTTTACTAGTTCTTATATTAGATTCGACAAggatttggtttaatttgaattCGATACTTGTTGGATATGGATTGACAAGTTAGATTCGATGATCTAAGTAGGATGTGGACTCATCAATTCGATTATAAATGGGTTTGGATGTGGATTAAGGTTGAATTCTTTTCGAACTCAATTGATTTGCAAGGTGTATTTGTGTTATTTAAGAAACAAGTTAGTCAGATTCTGTAACAAAAGTCTCAACATAGCGATGTTTTTTAATGCAGAATGcatcatatataaatatatttcaaAAAGATATACAGGAGGTTAATGCTTGGAGGCTCTATGTAATGCACATCAATGTTTGCACATTTAACTTGCACGAAAGATTAAAAACTGTTAGATTGATTGCTCTTACAATAATATAACAATTCTTGTTCCGTCGTGCAAGTTAGATGCGCAAACTTGATGTGTATTGGAGAATTTTCAATGATGCTCGCGGTCATCAAGAGTAAACACTAATTCAAGTAGGCCAGTTGTTATTTTTCAAGAGAATTATACCAAGACTGATGGGCCTTTCATGCACTCACTCCCCTAAAGGTGTGGACTTGAACCAACAATTTGACATGATACATTTAGATTGATGGGCCTCTGCTGCACTCACTTACCCAAAGGTGTGGATTTGAACCAACAATTGACATGATACATTTAGCTTTTACTTtgttctattttatttatttattttgtcaaaaagtacaaattaattattattatggaTAATTTTCTATGGTTCTTTAAACTGATATAAAACTTCTCCAGGATGATACAGACGtcgatggtgatggtgatggtgatgacgATGACTGTATGGACGAGGACGATATGGATGACGATGATGGTTATAGGTTTGGAGATGATGACTTGGAGGATGACGGGAGTTGGGATATTGACGAGGGGGATGACGGGTCTGGTGATGACGGATCTGGTGACGAGGGGGATGATGGGTCTGGTGAGGACGGAGATGACGGATCTGGTGACGAGGGGGATGACGGGTCTGGTGATGCCGGAGATGACGGTTCTGGTGACGAGTCTGATGATGACGGAGATGACGAGATTGATGATGTGGCCGATGAGGATGGGCAGGGTGATAGTGAGGATGACGAGGTGAGATAATTGTTCTCTAATCTTCAAGTGTTTATTGCATTTCTATTAACTTTGAAGTGAAGTGATcaagaaaaatgatttttttgaattatattttttatttggacaTGTTTTTCCTTTAAATCATcggattaatgaaaaaaaaatcaagaattgCTGGCCAAAATGTGCATAAATTTTTGCCCTGAATTATTAGAAAACAATAGTTGATAATAAAATTATTGTACATGACACTGAGGTTCGGTTGTTTCGATTGACATTCGATGGACACCATCATTTTATGGGGAGCATTGACCACTTGGAGATGGCCTTCTCTCTTAGTCTTATTTATAGACCGACCTCTACGGCGGCACGGGTCAAATATTTTTCTAATTAGAATTTGTTTACACGTCAATCTCGTCCACGTGCTAAATACTATCTCAATTTGGATGCCAAAAGATATGACAATCTatactatatatatttttatatatttgtatattaaGAGAACACACATTGTCCACCTTTTTGCCCACTTTTTCCAATATTGCCTCTCATTTTTTTAATGTACAATGTTGAGAtgaggagggcaaaatagtaattttgtacattttgacaaaatgacaatcatatccctttttttctattttgccctcacttttgatacacaatatttacataaggagggcaaaatagtaattttgtatcaaaatatttacataagataaaaatatgcacttattaagagaaattgtcccaccatcattttttcataCAGTTAAGTGAAATCATGATGTTTTTTGGATAGTTTGAATGAACTGAAGCGGTTGCGCTTAATTAGGCAAAATGGCTCCCCAATTTCCATATGACGTGTCTCCTGTATTTTCTTAATAAGGTGATGTAATTTTCACATCGCATATTTCTTGTTGAATTTTGATCTTACTCTCTCAGAGGTTTTGGTGCAATTGTAACCTCATACAATATTTTAAAGTACTTAAATCTCATCTATTGatttatcttttatttcaatttcatatatttgttatcTAACCAGTTAATTTGACCGTTGAATGGTAACGTGACAAATagaaaaaatttataattacaaaaaaaattaatttcaaaagtaaaaaaaaggcCCGCCCTTCTTCTCCGTGGACCACGTGCCTGCAGCTCCCGCAGGGGAAAAATGGATTGCTGGTTCTAATTAAGTCACTGCAGAATAAGGGAAAAGGGGCTCATCCCTCTCTCAAGAAAATCTTAAAGGATTTTTCTTCACATCTCTCTCGATAACCGCTGatattttatttggttttgaagaaataagttttttttttttttatgtgatcGTGTAAATTTCGAAGCTTTTTCAGTGTGAATCTATGGGAAAGAGAACCTAGCTGAAATGGGATTGTTGGAAATTAGGGGTCCGTTGGAGAGACACCCAATTCTGTGATCTCCATAGAACGGCAAAAACCCTTTTTTGCAAAGGCCTAGGTCGAAGTTATCAAGGTTTAAGAAATTGACAATGGAATCAATCTGAATTTGAAGCTCCTTAATGACGACATCGTATCGGTGATAGATGTTGATTGAATTCGAGAGCGaattgttgaagaaaaaagatTATATGCACAAACTCGATCGACAAGTTATAGGGTTTAATAGGGGTaactgtggagcaaaaaatgaTCACAAAGTGACACGTGGATTTCGggataaaagaggacaaaaataccctagtAGTACGGATATATTTCAGACCTGTATTTCACACAGCACGCCCTCGGTTCGATTCTTGACGTTGGTGAATCTCACGATGGCCCTTAGAGgaaggctgaaatgcctcttTGAGTCATACCGACCCTCGAAAAGTTAGACTGTCGTGGCGAAACCattaactaaatttttttttttaataaaaaaaatgtagcaaccaaaaacaagaaaaagggTAAAATGGTCAGGCAACATAATCGAATGGAATAAACTGTAAGGGGCAAAATGGTCAAACAATAAGTTAAACGAGATTGACGTGTAAACAAATTCTAATTAGAAAAGTACTAGAAACTTGTACCCGCGCGATGCTGTGGGATTGAAAATCATATGAAATATTTTATAGCTTCaattttcataaacaatgtttgAGTGAAAAACAGAGAATTATGAATAGCAACCCAAATTAATTCAAACGAAATCTACACAACCCAAAGTAAGATCAAACGAAATATGCACAACCCAAATGAAGAGATCAAACTCTAATTCTATCAAAAAGCCCTTATTCCTAATGCCACCTTTCTTTTTGGCACCCTATCCATTC is drawn from Malus domestica chromosome 14, GDT2T_hap1 and contains these coding sequences:
- the LOC139191631 gene encoding uncharacterized protein codes for the protein MDEDDMDDDDGYRFGDDDLEDDGSWDIDEGDDGSGDDGSGDEGDDGSGEDGDDGSGDEGDDGSGDAGDDGSGDESDDDGDDEIDDVADEDGQGDSEDDEVR